Part of the Ctenopharyngodon idella isolate HZGC_01 chromosome 24, HZGC01, whole genome shotgun sequence genome, GTTTTGTGACAAATGCAACTGGATGTCTTTAGAGataaatgtatatgtgtgtgtgcttttgttttgttttgccttacttttttttggttttgtattTAGGAGCCACTGTTGTCCTGAAGAGCAAATTTTCTTCCTCCCAGTTCTGGGATGACTGCAGAAAGTATAATATCACTGTGATACAGTATATTGGAGAAACAATACGCTACCTCTGCAATACACCAAAGGTATTCAAGCATTTAAGAAGCCAAATAGCACACATGATAACAGAAGCGTCATCTACAGTACTTTGAAAGGAAGATGTGCTGGTTCGCACACTGATGTATGTAGGCTAGAGTGGGGTAAGCTGTGCcactttatatttaaagggatagttcacccaaaaatgaaaatttgatgtttatctgcttacctccagggcatccaagatgtaggtgactttgtttcttcagtagaacacaaattatgatttttaactccaaccgttgcggtctgtcagtcatacaatgcatgtcaatgggaacaccatctataagagtcaaaaaaacatgcacagacaaatccaaattaaaccctggggctcgtgacgacacattgatgtcctaagacacgaaatgatcggtttgtgcgagaaaccgaacagtatttatatcattttttatatcagaagtgatgtctcgcgcttatacttcaatgagtgtgagagatcacttccgttgtcagagcgcgttttcagacctcacacaccggatgctcaaggcagttggacatagtggtgtattagaggtaaaaaattatataaatactgttcggtttctcgcacaaaccgatcgtttcgtgtcttaggacatcaatgtgtcgtcacgagccgcagggtttaatttggatttgtctgtgcatgtttttttgactcttatagatggagttcccattgacatgtattatacgactgacagaccataacggttggagttaaaaatcatcatttgtgttctactagTTCTAACtaggaaagtaatgcattatctttaaatgtacaaaaaatatctgagttactttttcaaataagtaacgcaagttactttgttttcacatttattgactgactcCTCTCCTGTttccatgttgagagaaataaagtgtagATGTGTTGTCTGAGTagacatgatggttattgtagttctagactaaatgtgagcatgcatttactcatctcacttgtaCAAACAGATTCAGTGTTTCTCAcagtgaataaaaacagtgaaatgcaaattcagaatattatgcaaacctgcaataattaaatatgttaaccCCTTAGCATTCATGTAGAATTTGCCTAAaatgcctaaaaaaaaaaaaaaaaaaaaaaaaaaaaaacccataccCAAATTAAATTGCATGCTGTTCTTGAATCATTTGgagtatatgcatggttttggtcTACACTTTAtacactttatgtatttaatacactttatgtatttaatctcactttattaatcaATGTCTTGGTTGCTGACCTCCGATGATCTAATTAAACCAtaccaataagcaaaaatgactttagttaaatattttttccccctctttttttatttttttactttattgatTGAGTGTTGAAAtttcttctcctgtatcctattcttctttaaaggggtggttcactgtttttttttctaagctTGTGTTTATGGGtcacagtttaacatgtcttaatgctttgtttttaaaaaaaacgctgtatttttcatatattttacctttattctacaccgctgTTTCCCTTCTCCTAAAAATGCTCTGTTGAGTTCCTGGTTTTATGAAGAACCTCCCTCAGAAATGGACTGCAATGGACtaagattggttagctggccccgtgtattgtgattcgctgtCCGGAATACGTTGTCACGATCCACGTTgtccggaaacgccacgccccttaccattacgGGCAAACGTTGCATGTGCTTCAGTCAAAGTCCAGTCTTTGCttcggtggaaatgtaaataattccATCAATTTTGCCCTATCAAtttgagcccgaatcagacccagatagcagtaatgatgaagagggtcaagcagaacctctgcaagcacggCTTTTAATGGATGTTAAGTATTTTTGTGtcagtgtttagatatgctgtcacttgtaaatgttactgctgccCCATAGTgttctgattaaagctttactgtagctgaatatatttttatagcatttttgtaaaggtattgtttaatttatagcatgaacgAGCATGTgggtaaacacaacataaaagccGAATAAAAGCTGATAACAGAAACACCAACAGAAGTTCGCTGGTGTGAttacatagaagtttgttggtgtttgtaggCGTTTGTTGAAGTATgaaatagaatttagctaaatGGCTAGCGAAGCCAAACcgcgttggtctttgtttacgtcccaGAAAcaatataactttataaaaaaaataaaacatacgtACAGTttggggcccataaacagcagcttctgcttttaaagtgggaactgcttcatctttcagtaatagcctttgtgtaaatccagcattgaactcgattctggaagctgtcttccgtAAAATGTGCAGCTAAATTAGCATAATAATTGTCAGGAACAgaattaaacatacattttaaacattgttccTGAAGTCCAGCGTCCCTAAGAAGAAGACTTGTATGCACGTGACATGGCCTCTTCCACTTTttttgcgtgttcccggggacagtgtttatgttaattgcagggtttatgatgtcaccaacccgggaagaagctcgttgtagttcaAACCGgttgtttttgtaggcattaaactgccataactttaaaagacaatatctcagtttgcattgaacttacagtgctgtaactttgcagatactgtttatgctcaagcagcaacattccacactaactaaagttaagaaagtgaaatcacaatgaaccacccctttaatccAGACTgccagcacagctgaaaggtttgtttgagctgcgccctctactgtacaggagtaaatatgtatttccttcagcctgaggcgtATTCagttcacttttggtgtgaaaggggctcgacatttgccaaaaatagaacttgttttttattattataaaaacaatcaatcaagcccagcccaggtgagaaaaagtaacgcaaaagtaacgtaacattactttccataaaaagtaactaagtaacttgcagttacttttttacagagtaacgcaatattgtaatgcattacttttaaaagtaactttcctccAACACTGACCATGGAATATGTAGCAGGGATGAAATTTCGTGAACTGACTTATTGCAATCACagtaccacacttgaattcactgagctctgcagaatgatataattttttcacaaatgtttgtaaatgcagGCTGCATGGCTAGGTGTCAGTAATTAAGAGGTGTGCCCCAATACTTTTGTCaaatagtttttactgtatcaatttttttgatcaaaaattattTCTTAAATCTTACCGATTTTGGACAGTAGTGTGATGAATCATTACCACAAGGAATAAGTGAACAATttacttcaaataaaaatatgaactttaaaaacgttttaaatttttaaaaaaatatttatttctgtcaatTTTCAACATCTtgatctttctaaaaaaaaaaaaaaaaaaatacataaaatgtattaagATACATTTCGCACCGGAGGagccttttcatagttcctagaactattggctgaagtacccggattttgccgtgttcaCACCGCAGGAAcaaggaacgattttagttctaggaactccttttggaggaactaaattagctcctacttcagagtagggtctaaaccagcactataggaactatcagtgacgtaagtgtatgttgattggtcaaatgcatgtcaaacaccggcacccggcatttttaaaaagccgcgTAAACATATTTTcttcacaaacatggaaaacagcgataacggcatttacctgttgttgtgagttgtgttcttttctccacctcgatgatatgtaacactgaaagttgtcataggagatatCGTCTCTAACCCCACTTTTTGCTTTTTCAGTCGCTTAAatctccgttatcacgaaacccacgacacacaacaaacacagcttcgatcacggcatcctccatccaccgTTTTTTATCATTTGTAAATGCCGCGCTTAAAGATGCAACTTCAGAGTTACTATTCCCAGAGCGAAttcaaccaggaacatggccctgGGGAGAAATCAATTCCTagtatcctagtggctagttcctagaactatttgTTGCAAAAGCCCCTAAAGACTTGTTGCAAAAATGTAAGACAGTTGCAAAAATGTTGGTGGCGCATTTTACCCCACCCTCCGCTCCACTGTCTGCAGTGCTCTGTTTGCTGTGCATAATGGTCTGTTTCTCATCTTTGTTCTCACAAGCGTGTTAGTGACCATGTACACAATGTTAGAATGGCCATTGGGAATGGGATCAGGCCAGAGGTCTGGAGGACGTTCATAAGCAGATTCGGTCATGTTGACATCAAAGAATTCTACGGCTCAACCGAAGGAAACTTGGGCTTTTTGAACTACGCTGGAAAAATTGGGGCCGTCGGTAGAGTGAATTCTTTTCAGAAGGTAGACTTAACTAGTCAGTCAATGCCCTCTTTACTCTTTTACTAGCAATTCATCAAGTTGGCTTTTCATTTCTCATTTTGTAGAGAAATTAGCTTTTCTAACATTTGTCTGAATGTTGTTTCAGAAAGTGTTTCCATATTCATTGGTTAAGTTTGACCAGGAACAAGAGGAACCTGTAAGAAATGCAAATGGATTTTGCGTAGAAGTAGCTAAAGGCAAGTAAAATAGTTCATTTTAATGAACAATTCTTCTGAAGAAGCATGTTTGTAAAGAATGCGTCATTGACTCTAAGCTGTAATACAGGTGAGACAGGTCTACTAGTATCACAGATTACCCAGAAGGCCCAGTTTTCTGGATATGCCAGGGATCCGAAACAGACAGAGAAGAAGAAACTCTACAATGTGTTTGAGAAGGGAGACATTTACTTCAACTCTGGAGATCTGTTCAGGACAGATCATGAAAACTTCATCTACTTCCAGGATCGGGTGGGCGACACTTTTAGGTGAATAAACgctataaataaagtttttttttttatgtactttaaAACTAGTTTATACTTTAAAGTTACATGATCAAAAGGCCgaattgaaattaaatgcatgGTTGTGTTGTTCTCAGATGGAAAGGTGAGAACGTTTCCACAAATGAAGTGTCGGACATCTTGACTATGGCGACGAGTATTGAGGAAGCAAATGTATACGGCATTACAGTTCCAGGTTTAATGCTATTCCACTTCATAAACCAGAAATCATCCAGATGACAGTCATAATATAGGTTAATATTTCTTATAACCTGACACGCTTGATCTTTTGTTGAATTCGAAGGGTATGAAGGGAGGATAGGAATGGCTACCATCACTTTGAAGAAAGACCATCAGTTTGAGTGCAATGGCATTTTTAGTCACGTGACCACTTACCTCCCCTCTTATGCCAGACCACGTTTCATAAGGATCCAGGTAACATCATAATGCAAAGCATGCTTCAAATAAGCTCTTTCTCTTTAGGTATTGTCAATATATTTATGTACTATTTCATATTTCCAAATGCACCACAATCCAAGTCAATGTGTTTCTCATTGCAGGACAGTTTGGCTGTAACTTGCACCTTCAAACAGCTGAAAGGGAAGTTGGTAGAGGAGGGCTTCAACCCTGCTGCAATCACCGACCCTCTGTTTATTTTAGATGAGACGGTGACAAGCTACAGACCTCTGACACATGACATATATCAGTCAATATTGGACGGTCACTTCAGATTGTGAAGAGCAGGATTTGCTCTTTATGATATGTTATAAATTATATTGAGAGAAATCAAATCTTTTATTTGTTCAGACCCCTAAATCTACATTTACACTTAGAGATCACAATTAACACAAAAAATGTTGCAATTATATTGTAGTTTTGTATGTACAATGGCAATGTTAAGACAAATTATTTTGCTTATTTGAAAACTCCTGAAGAAGCTTTCACATATGCTTTCATTTTATATCACACTATTCTgacaatattgtttaaaaatataatacaattttaaaaactacCTCATTGTCAGTCTGAAAAGTGTCTTTCTAAGAATTTGATACTTTCCCCTCTAGTCTGCAGTGAACAAATAGTTTCGTAAGAGTTTGCTGCTGTAAGATGATTGGTTCCCACAGAAACCCTCCTGCACTCATGTCTCAAAGGCTGAATTGGATGAGGGTTGccaaattgtgagtttaaaataCTCCCGCATGTATTGCATTTTGAGTGGAAAGttgaattagaaaaaaataaataatttgacaAATGTTTCAGTATTTTATACCTGTTGTTTCAACCTTTTTCTAGGTtccattttaaatgcaattatcaatatttatttgtacaatatttgatttattttgtttgattcaTTTGGTTTATTATGTGTATTTATGTGTAGTATTTGAACAAACAATATTGAAATTCATCTAAATACTCAGAAACTCCATAATACCACAGACAAAGTCATGGTCTTTGAATAATTTGAATATAAGCACACATAATAAGTTTCTATAATATAATTACCTACttaatatgtaattatttagTGGAACTGCGTGAAATTACGCACTTTTTCATTGATActtatttttttcaacaaaaacaacaagat contains:
- the slc27a2b gene encoding very long-chain acyl-CoA synthetase, encoding MFWFFVSAVLLLFALKYRYPYFIKEANYIYRLALVGYRMTKYIKSKPFYTLVDRFLDSVQKNPHKAFIRFQDKTYSYEQSDKQSNKIARTFLKHADLHEGDTVALLFGNEPMFLWIWLALAKIGCSTALLNHNIRSKSLLHCFTCCGANVLIAAAELQDAVEEVLPALREQGISVYILTDHVTSEGMKSLTDKIKLASDEPVPADLRANINFNSPAVYIYTSGTTGLPKAAVITHRRLWAIAFFQFICGVKSDDVVYVCLPLYHSAGFGVGFGGAIERGATVVLKSKFSSSQFWDDCRKYNITVIQYIGETIRYLCNTPKRVSDHVHNVRMAIGNGIRPEVWRTFISRFGHVDIKEFYGSTEGNLGFLNYAGKIGAVGRVNSFQKKVFPYSLVKFDQEQEEPVRNANGFCVEVAKGETGLLVSQITQKAQFSGYARDPKQTEKKKLYNVFEKGDIYFNSGDLFRTDHENFIYFQDRVGDTFRWKGENVSTNEVSDILTMATSIEEANVYGITVPGYEGRIGMATITLKKDHQFECNGIFSHVTTYLPSYARPRFIRIQDSLAVTCTFKQLKGKLVEEGFNPAAITDPLFILDETVTSYRPLTHDIYQSILDGHFRL